Proteins encoded together in one Catellatospora citrea window:
- a CDS encoding HAD-IIA family hydrolase: MTDRKPIAAWLTDMDGVLVHEGEPVPGAPEFIGRLRAAGVPFLVLTNNSIYTPRDLHARLTRLGFDLPESAIWTSALATAQFLADQRPGGTAYVIGEAGLTTALHAAGYIMTDYEPDYVVLGETRNYSFEAITTAIRLINKGARFICTNPDATGPSNEGALPAAGSVAALITKATGIEPYFVGKPNPMMMRSALNKIGAHSVQAAMIGDRMDTDVLCGLEAGLHTILVLTGIATKADMERYPYRPSRVVNSVADLIDEVEPLPEAVEATAA, translated from the coding sequence ATGACCGACCGCAAGCCGATCGCCGCCTGGTTGACCGACATGGACGGCGTACTGGTCCACGAGGGTGAGCCGGTGCCGGGCGCGCCGGAGTTCATCGGCCGGCTGCGGGCTGCGGGCGTGCCGTTCCTGGTGCTCACCAACAACTCCATCTACACCCCGCGCGACCTGCACGCGCGCCTGACCCGGCTGGGCTTCGACCTGCCGGAGTCGGCGATCTGGACGTCGGCGCTGGCCACCGCGCAGTTCCTGGCCGACCAGCGGCCGGGCGGCACGGCGTACGTCATCGGCGAGGCGGGCCTGACCACGGCGCTGCACGCGGCGGGCTACATCATGACCGACTACGAGCCGGACTACGTGGTGCTGGGCGAGACCCGCAACTACAGCTTCGAGGCGATCACCACGGCGATCCGCCTGATCAACAAGGGCGCCCGCTTCATCTGCACCAACCCCGACGCGACCGGACCGTCCAACGAGGGCGCGCTGCCCGCCGCGGGCTCGGTCGCCGCGCTGATCACGAAGGCCACCGGCATCGAGCCGTACTTCGTGGGCAAGCCGAATCCGATGATGATGCGCTCGGCGCTCAACAAGATCGGTGCGCACTCGGTGCAGGCCGCCATGATCGGCGACCGGATGGACACCGACGTGCTGTGCGGCCTGGAGGCCGGGCTGCACACCATCCTCGTGCTGACCGGCATCGCCACCAAGGCCGATATGGAGCGCTACCCCTACCGGCCGTCGCGGGTCGTCAACTCCGTGGCGGACCTGATCGACGAGGTGGAGCCGTTGCCGGAAGCGGTGGAGGCCACGGCCGCCTGA
- a CDS encoding DUF58 domain-containing protein has protein sequence MAAAAPERAGGEAALRRLQLLVNRRLDGLLQGDYLGLLPGPGSEAGESREYRAGDDVRRMDWPVTARTTVPHVRLTVADRELETWLAVDLSPSLDFGTARMLKRDLVLAATAAMTHLTVRGGNRVGAVINAGGAELVRRPARSGRREAQGLLRTVARLIEEGGAARAPQHPADSLAPLIEALNSPPRRRGLAVVISDFLDPPERWAWQLRKLATRHEVLAVEVLDPCELELPAAGVLELRDPETGARHEVQTGDRDLRRRYAQAAQRQRELIADAVRTAGARQVRLRTDSDWLLDLVRFVAAQRHRRTRGGSR, from the coding sequence AGGGCGACTACCTGGGCCTGCTGCCCGGACCGGGCAGCGAGGCGGGGGAGTCGCGGGAATACCGGGCGGGCGACGACGTACGCCGGATGGACTGGCCGGTCACGGCCCGCACCACGGTGCCGCACGTGCGGCTGACCGTGGCCGACCGGGAGCTGGAGACCTGGCTGGCCGTGGACCTGTCGCCGAGCCTCGACTTCGGCACCGCCCGGATGCTCAAGCGCGATCTGGTGCTGGCGGCGACCGCGGCGATGACCCACCTGACCGTGCGCGGCGGCAACCGCGTCGGTGCGGTGATCAACGCCGGCGGCGCCGAGCTGGTCCGCCGGCCGGCCCGGTCCGGCCGCCGGGAGGCGCAGGGGCTGCTGCGCACGGTCGCCAGGCTGATCGAGGAGGGCGGCGCGGCACGGGCCCCGCAGCACCCCGCGGACAGCCTCGCGCCGCTGATCGAGGCGCTGAACAGCCCGCCGCGGCGGCGCGGGCTGGCGGTGGTGATCTCTGACTTCCTCGACCCGCCCGAGCGCTGGGCCTGGCAGCTGCGCAAGCTCGCCACCCGGCACGAGGTGCTCGCCGTCGAGGTGCTGGACCCGTGCGAGCTGGAACTGCCCGCGGCGGGGGTGCTCGAACTGCGTGACCCGGAGACCGGCGCACGGCACGAGGTGCAGACCGGCGACCGGGACCTGCGCCGCCGCTACGCGCAGGCCGCCCAGCGGCAGCGTGAGCTGATCGCCGACGCGGTGCGCACCGCCGGGGCGCGCCAGGTGCGGCTGCGCACCGACTCCGACTGGCTGCTCGACCTGGTGCGGTTCGTGGCCGCGCAACGTCACCGCCGTACCCGCGGGGGGAGCCGATGA
- a CDS encoding ferrochelatase, with the protein MYDAFLLLSFGGPEHPDEVLPFLHNVTRGRGVPPERLAEVAEHYLRFGGVSPINEQCRELVAAIRADFAANALDLPVYWGNRNWRPMLADTLAQMRDHGIERAVALATSAYGSYSSCRQYLQDIASARAAVGPRAPVVDKLRHFHDHPGFVEPFADAVTAALSTLDVTQHENTRLVFTAHSIPVSMAESSGPTGGRYEAQLRETARLVAERGAPGLAWDLVWQSRSGAPHVPWLEPDVNDHLEVLAKEGVTQVVVSPIGFVSDHLEVLWDLDEEAAATARRLGLGFARAGTPGADPRFVAMVRDLVLERMAPGGRERTALGRLEHWDVCASNCCPPPVRSNREGTR; encoded by the coding sequence ATGTACGACGCCTTCCTGCTGTTGTCGTTCGGCGGTCCGGAGCACCCGGACGAGGTGCTGCCGTTCCTGCACAACGTGACGCGGGGGCGCGGCGTGCCCCCCGAACGGCTGGCCGAGGTGGCCGAGCACTACCTGCGCTTCGGCGGGGTGTCGCCGATCAACGAGCAGTGCCGGGAGCTGGTCGCCGCGATCCGGGCCGACTTCGCGGCCAACGCGCTGGACCTGCCGGTCTACTGGGGCAACCGGAACTGGCGGCCGATGCTGGCCGACACCCTGGCGCAGATGCGCGACCACGGCATCGAGCGCGCGGTGGCGCTGGCGACCAGCGCCTACGGGTCGTACTCGTCGTGCCGGCAGTACCTGCAGGACATCGCGTCGGCGCGGGCCGCGGTCGGGCCGCGCGCCCCGGTCGTGGACAAGCTGCGGCACTTCCACGACCACCCGGGTTTCGTCGAGCCGTTCGCCGACGCGGTGACCGCGGCACTGTCGACGCTGGACGTGACGCAGCACGAGAACACCCGGCTGGTGTTCACCGCGCACTCCATCCCGGTGTCCATGGCGGAGTCCAGCGGGCCGACCGGCGGACGCTACGAGGCACAGCTGCGCGAGACCGCCCGGCTGGTCGCCGAGCGGGGCGCGCCGGGGCTGGCGTGGGACCTGGTGTGGCAGAGCCGGTCGGGCGCGCCGCACGTCCCGTGGCTGGAGCCGGACGTCAACGACCACCTGGAGGTGCTGGCCAAGGAGGGGGTGACCCAGGTGGTGGTGAGCCCGATCGGGTTCGTCTCCGACCACCTGGAGGTGCTGTGGGATCTCGACGAGGAGGCCGCGGCGACGGCCCGGCGGCTGGGCCTCGGCTTCGCCCGCGCGGGCACGCCGGGGGCCGATCCGCGCTTCGTGGCGATGGTGCGCGACCTCGTGCTGGAGCGGATGGCACCGGGCGGCCGGGAGCGGACCGCGCTCGGTAGGCTCGAACACTGGGATGTCTGTGCGAGCAACTGCTGCCCGCCTCCGGTGCGCAGCAACAGAGAGGGAACCCGATGA
- the fabG gene encoding 3-oxoacyl-ACP reductase FabG, with translation MSRTVLVTGGNRGIGLAIAQAFAKQGDRVAITHRGTFDQSLAPEILGVTCDVTDPAAVDAAFTTVENELGPVEVLVANAGITDDTLLMRMSEEQFGRVLDTNLSGAWRCARRASTKMVRGRWGRMIFISSVVGLYGGAGQVNYAASKAGLVGMARSITRELGTRNITANVVAPGFIETDMTDKLTDERKAEIRKAIPAGRIAAVDEIAGVVTWLAGDTAGYISGAVIPVDGGLGMGH, from the coding sequence GTGTCTCGCACCGTCCTGGTCACCGGCGGCAACAGAGGTATCGGCCTGGCGATCGCGCAGGCGTTCGCCAAGCAGGGCGACCGTGTGGCGATCACCCACCGGGGCACCTTCGACCAGTCACTGGCCCCCGAGATCCTGGGCGTCACCTGCGACGTCACCGACCCGGCGGCGGTCGACGCGGCGTTCACCACCGTCGAGAACGAGCTGGGCCCGGTCGAGGTGCTCGTCGCCAACGCCGGCATCACCGACGACACGCTGCTGATGCGCATGTCGGAGGAGCAGTTCGGCCGGGTGCTCGACACCAACCTGAGCGGCGCCTGGCGCTGTGCCCGCCGCGCCTCCACCAAGATGGTCCGGGGACGCTGGGGCCGCATGATCTTCATCTCCTCGGTGGTCGGCCTGTACGGCGGCGCGGGGCAGGTCAACTACGCGGCGAGCAAGGCCGGTCTGGTGGGCATGGCCCGCTCCATCACCCGCGAGCTGGGCACCCGCAACATCACCGCGAACGTGGTGGCTCCCGGCTTCATCGAGACCGACATGACCGACAAGCTCACCGACGAGCGCAAGGCCGAGATCCGCAAGGCCATCCCGGCCGGCCGGATCGCCGCGGTCGACGAGATCGCGGGCGTGGTCACCTGGCTCGCCGGCGACACCGCGGGCTACATCTCCGGCGCGGTCATCCCGGTCGACGGCGGCCTCGGCATGGGCCACTGA
- the fabI gene encoding enoyl-ACP reductase FabI, producing the protein MLLEGKRILVTGVITEQSIAFNVAKIAQEQGATVVLTGYGRLSLVERIAKRLPVTAPVIELDATNPEQLAALADNVRGYVDGLDGVVHSIGFAPATALGGTFLQTTWEDVATAVHVSTYSYKALAMATLPLMPHGGSIVGLTFDATVAWPVYDWMGVAKAGLESASRYLANYLGDQGIRSNLVSAGPLRTMAAKSIPGFEKFEESWTERAPLGWNLTDTVPTAKAVCALLSDWFPATTGEIIHVDGGYHALGA; encoded by the coding sequence GTGCTGCTCGAAGGTAAGCGGATCCTGGTCACCGGCGTGATCACGGAGCAGTCGATCGCGTTCAACGTCGCGAAGATCGCCCAGGAGCAGGGCGCGACCGTGGTGCTGACCGGCTACGGCCGGCTGTCCCTGGTCGAGCGGATCGCCAAGCGGCTGCCCGTCACCGCGCCCGTGATCGAGCTGGACGCGACGAACCCGGAGCAGCTGGCGGCCCTGGCCGACAACGTGCGCGGGTACGTCGACGGCCTCGACGGCGTGGTGCACTCGATCGGCTTCGCGCCGGCCACCGCGCTGGGCGGCACGTTCCTGCAGACCACGTGGGAGGACGTGGCCACCGCGGTGCACGTGTCCACGTACTCCTACAAGGCGCTGGCGATGGCCACCCTGCCGCTGATGCCCCACGGCGGCTCGATCGTCGGCCTGACCTTCGACGCCACCGTGGCCTGGCCGGTGTACGACTGGATGGGCGTGGCCAAGGCCGGCCTGGAGTCCGCCTCCCGCTACCTCGCCAACTACCTCGGCGACCAGGGCATCCGCAGCAACCTGGTGTCGGCCGGGCCGCTGCGCACGATGGCCGCCAAGTCGATCCCGGGCTTCGAGAAGTTCGAGGAGTCCTGGACCGAGCGCGCGCCGCTGGGCTGGAACCTCACCGACACCGTGCCCACCGCCAAGGCCGTCTGCGCCCTGCTCTCCGACTGGTTCCCGGCCACCACCGGCGAGATCATCCACGTCGACGGCGGCTACCACGCCCTCGGCGCGTAA
- a CDS encoding VWA domain-containing protein, whose protein sequence is MIRFLDPMWLLALIPVLALAGAYAARHLLRRFRRDTALPFSNLELLRSLVPRGLGWRRHVAAGLFLAGLFSLVTALARPSMEVDEPLERATIILAIDVSLSMQADDVEPTRMEAAQQAAKQFVQELPASYNLGLVSFAKSANVLVSPGKDRSAVNDAIDALELAEATATGEAVFTSLDAIKAVPDAGAEGPPPARIVLLSDGYRTYGRAIEDAAAAAVEANVPVTTIAFGTDAGMVDIAGQLQRVPVDRQALAELAETTGGFFYEAASAAELTQVYQDMGSSIGHKRVPKEVSQWFAAAALLLGLGAGALSLLWTSRLP, encoded by the coding sequence ATGATCCGTTTCCTGGATCCGATGTGGCTGCTGGCCCTGATCCCGGTGCTCGCGCTGGCCGGCGCGTATGCCGCCCGGCATCTGCTGCGGCGCTTCCGCCGCGACACGGCGCTGCCGTTCAGCAACCTGGAACTGCTGCGCTCGCTGGTGCCCCGCGGGCTGGGCTGGCGCCGCCACGTCGCCGCCGGGCTCTTCCTGGCCGGGCTGTTCTCGCTGGTGACGGCGCTGGCCAGACCGTCGATGGAGGTCGACGAACCGCTGGAGCGGGCGACCATCATCCTGGCCATCGACGTGTCCCTGTCGATGCAGGCCGACGACGTGGAGCCGACCCGGATGGAGGCGGCGCAGCAGGCCGCCAAGCAGTTCGTGCAGGAGCTGCCCGCCTCGTACAACCTGGGCTTGGTGTCCTTCGCCAAATCGGCGAACGTGCTGGTCTCGCCGGGCAAGGACCGCTCGGCGGTGAACGACGCGATCGACGCGCTGGAGCTGGCCGAGGCCACCGCCACCGGCGAGGCGGTGTTCACCTCGCTGGACGCGATCAAGGCGGTGCCCGACGCCGGGGCGGAGGGGCCGCCACCGGCCCGGATCGTGCTGCTGTCCGACGGCTACCGCACCTACGGCCGGGCCATCGAGGACGCGGCGGCCGCGGCGGTCGAGGCGAACGTGCCGGTGACCACGATCGCCTTCGGCACCGACGCGGGCATGGTCGACATCGCCGGGCAGCTGCAGCGGGTGCCGGTGGACCGGCAGGCCCTCGCCGAGCTGGCCGAGACGACGGGCGGCTTCTTCTACGAGGCGGCGTCGGCGGCCGAGCTGACCCAGGTGTACCAGGACATGGGCTCGTCGATCGGGCACAAGCGGGTGCCCAAGGAGGTCTCGCAGTGGTTCGCCGCGGCGGCGCTGCTGCTGGGCCTCGGCGCGGGCGCGCTCAGCCTGCTGTGGACGTCACGCCTGCCCTGA